ACCACCAGAATGACGATCGCCGCGATGAGTTTCACTTTGCCCATAGGTCTATTTATGCCTTCCAGAATCGCGGCACCGAGTCAAGGAGGCTGAGGTGCGGGCACGCATTGGGCACGGCTATGACCTGCACCGGCTGGTCCAGGGGCGGCGGCTCATCCTGGGCGGTGTCGACATCCCACACCCACGGGGATTGCTCGGCCACTCCGACGCCGACGTCGTACTCCACGCCAGTTGCGATGCCATTCTCGGCGCCATGGGTGCGGGAGACATCGGCCAACATTTTCCCGACACCGATGAGCGCTACCGGGGCATCGCCAGCAGCGAGCTGCTGCGACAGGTAGTGGCCTTGATGACCGGACAGGGCTGGCGTGTGGGCAACCTCGACGTCACCATTTGCGCCGAACAGCCGCGTCTTGCGCCTCATCGCGACGCCATCCGCCAGCGCCTCGCCGATCTGCTCGGCGTGTCGAAGACCTGCGTGAGCGTGAAAGCCAAGACCAACGAGGGGGTCGACGCGATCGGCCGTGGCGAAGCCATCGCCGCAACGGCCGTCGTGTTGCTCGAAAAAGATTAGTCTCTGGTTTGTGGTCTCTGGTTTC
This DNA window, taken from Candidatus Binatia bacterium, encodes the following:
- the ispF gene encoding 2-C-methyl-D-erythritol 2,4-cyclodiphosphate synthase, encoding MRARIGHGYDLHRLVQGRRLILGGVDIPHPRGLLGHSDADVVLHASCDAILGAMGAGDIGQHFPDTDERYRGIASSELLRQVVALMTGQGWRVGNLDVTICAEQPRLAPHRDAIRQRLADLLGVSKTCVSVKAKTNEGVDAIGRGEAIAATAVVLLEKD